One part of the Eleginops maclovinus isolate JMC-PN-2008 ecotype Puerto Natales chromosome 14, JC_Emac_rtc_rv5, whole genome shotgun sequence genome encodes these proteins:
- the mark2b gene encoding serine/threonine-protein kinase MARK2 isoform X11 produces MSTRTPLVQVIENTAGQETKSSSRSSMPRCRNSVATTTTDDQPHIGNYRLLKTIGKGNFAKVKLARHVLTGKEVAVKIIDKTQLNSSSLQKLFREVRIMKMLNHPNIVKLFEVIETEKTLYLVMEYASGGEVFDYLVAHGRMKEKEARAKFRQIVSAVQYCHQKCIVHRDLKAENLLLDADMNIKIADFGFSNEFTLGNKLDTFCGSPPYAAPELFQGKKYDGPEVDVWSLGVILYTLVSGSLPFDGQNLKELRERVLRGKYRIPFYMSTDCENLLKKFLILNPSKRGSLEQIMRDRWMNVGHEDEELKPYIEPMPDYKDPRRTGRNGNKLKNDIMLTMGFSAEEIQDSLVNQKYNDVMAAYLLLDFRNHELEESGIKPRPGSDVSNINAPSPPHKVQRSVSSNQKPQNRRTNDQGSSYSKRGGQTDNRTAGEDAGRKGSSGSSTTKMPASPLVPTDRKKSATPSTNSILSTGTSRSRNSPLTERAMVGQGIQNGKDSATTQRAPGASPSAHNISSAAVSDRTNFSRGVGIRSTFHAGQQRGARDQQGSAYPGGPASPSLSHGNSQARRTHGATGIFSKFTSKFVRRNLSFRFPRRSPYEGEGRDEGSRSMLSSTVDKSEKTSGGVLSSSNNDENNSSPGSGNTGGTGTPPAIGIQKESAKPRSLRFTWSMKTTSSMEPGEMMREIRKVLDSNSCEYELRERYMLLCVSGNPARDDFVQWEMEVCKLPRLSLNGVRFKRISGTSIAFKNIASKIANELKL; encoded by the exons GTGGCTGTAAAGATTATTGATAAGACACAGCTCAACTCCTCCAGTTTGCAGAAG CTCTTCCGGGAGGTGAGGATTATGAAGATGTTGAATCACCCCAACATAG TCAAGCTGTTTGAGgtgatagagacagagaagacTTTGTACCTGGTAATGGAGTACGCCAGTGGAG GAGAGGTCTTTGATTACTTGGTGGCCCATGGAAGGATGAAGGAGAAAGAAGCCCGTGCCAAATTCAgacag ATTGTGTCAGCGGTGCAGTATTGCCATCAGAAGTGTATAGTACACAGAGACCTCAAG GCAGAGAACCTGCTTCTGGACGCAGACATGAACATCAAGATAGCAGACTTTGGCTTCAGTAATGAGTTCACTCTGGGGAACAAGCTGGACACGTTCTGCGGCTCCCCGCCCTACGCCGCCCCGGAGCTCTTCCAGGGGAAGAAGTACGACGGGCCCGAGGTGGACGTATGGAGCCTGGGAGTGATCCTGTACACGCTGGTCAGCGGCTCGCTCCCTTTCGATGGACAGAATCTCAAG GAATTGAGAGAGCGTGTGCTGCGTGGTAAATACAGGATTCCCTTCTACATGTCCACCGACTGTGAGAACCTGCTCAAAAAGTTTCTCATTCTGAACCCCTCCAAACGAGGCAGCCTCGAG CAGATAATGAGGGACCGGTGGATGAATGTGGGTCATGAGGACGAAGAACTCAAACCCTACATTGAGCCCATGCCAGATTATAAGGACCCCAGGCGGACAGGTAGGAACggaaacaaactcaaaaatg ACATCATGCTGACGATGGGATTTTCTGCGGAGGAGATTCAGGACTCGCTGGTGAACCAGAAGTACAATGATGTGATGGCCGCATACCTGCTACTGGACTTTAGGAACCATGAG CTGGAAGAAAGTGGTATCAAGCCCCGGCCAGGAAGTGATGTAAGCAACATTAACGCCCCCTCCCCGCCTCACAAG GTACAGCGCAGTGTGTCGTCCAACCAGAAGCCTCAAAACCGCAGAACCAACGACCAGG GCTCTTCCTACTCTAAGAGGGGGGGTCAAACAGACAACCGGACTGCAGGAGAGGATGCTGGGAGGAAAGGTTCATCAGGCAGCTCCACCACCAAGATGCCAGCCAGCCCTCTGGTCCCCACTGACCGCAAGAAGAGCGCCACGCCCTCCACC AATAGCATCCTGTCCACCGGTACCAGTCGCAGTCGGAACTCTCCTCTGACTGAGAGAGCCATGGTGGGCCAGGGCATCCAGAACGGCAAGGACAg TGCCACGACTCAGCGGGCTCCCGGTGCCTCCCCATCTGCCCACAACATCAGCAGCGCTGCCGTGTCAGACCGTACCAACTTCTCCAGAGGGGTGGGCATCCGCAGCACATTCCACGCAGGCCAGCAGCGGGGGGCTCGGGACCAGCAGGGCTCCGCCTACCCCGGCGGGCCGGCGTCCCCGTCACTGTCACATGGCAACAGCCAGGCCCGGAGGACACACGGCGCCACAGGGATCTTCAGCAAGTTCACATCCAAGTTCGTACGCAG aaaTCTCTCGTTCAGGTTTCCAAGAAG GAGTCCGTATGAGGGAGAGGGTCGGGATGAGGGGAGCAG GTCTATGCTGAGCAGCACAGTGGACAAGTCGGAGAAGACGTCCGGCGgggtcctctcctcttccaaCAACGATGAGAACAACTCCTCACCAGGATCTGGAAACACCG gTGGCACCGGCACCCCCCCGGCCATCGGCATCCAGAAGGAGTCGGCGAAGCCACGCTCGCTCCGCTTCACCTGGTCCATGAAGACCACGTCGTCCATGGAGCCGGGGGAGATGATGCGCGAGATCCGCAAGGTGCTGGACTCCAACAGCTGCGAGTATGAGCTGCGCGAGCGCTACATGCTGCTGTGCGTGTCGGGCAACCCGGCGCGCGACGACTTCGTCCAGTGGGAGATGGAGGTGTGCAAGCTGCCGCGGCTCTCCCTCAACGGCGTGCGCTTCAAACGCATCTCCGGCACGTCCATCGCCTTCAAGAACATTGCCTCAAAGATTGCCAACGAGCTCAAACTGTGA
- the mark2b gene encoding serine/threonine-protein kinase MARK2 isoform X9 encodes MSTRTPLVQVIENTAGQETKSSSRSSMPRCRNSVATTTTDDQPHIGNYRLLKTIGKGNFAKVKLARHVLTGKEVAVKIIDKTQLNSSSLQKLFREVRIMKMLNHPNIVKLFEVIETEKTLYLVMEYASGGEVFDYLVAHGRMKEKEARAKFRQIVSAVQYCHQKCIVHRDLKAENLLLDADMNIKIADFGFSNEFTLGNKLDTFCGSPPYAAPELFQGKKYDGPEVDVWSLGVILYTLVSGSLPFDGQNLKELRERVLRGKYRIPFYMSTDCENLLKKFLILNPSKRGSLEQIMRDRWMNVGHEDEELKPYIEPMPDYKDPRRTDIMLTMGFSAEEIQDSLVNQKYNDVMAAYLLLDFRNHELEESGIKPRPGSDVQRSVSSNQKPQNRRTNDQGSSYSKRGGQTDNRTAGEDAGRKGSSGSSTTKMPASPLVPTDRKKSATPSTNSILSTGTSRSRNSPLTERAMVGQGIQNGKDSLNTPGSRASTASAAAVLSSSSSSSRPRHHKSLSSSNHPCPSDLHAPRPSATTQRAPGASPSAHNISSAAVSDRTNFSRGVGIRSTFHAGQQRGARDQQGSAYPGGPASPSLSHGNSQARRTHGATGIFSKFTSKFVRRNLSFRFPRRSPYEGEGRDEGSRSMLSSTVDKSEKTSGGVLSSSNNDENNSSPGSGNTGGTGTPPAIGIQKESAKPRSLRFTWSMKTTSSMEPGEMMREIRKVLDSNSCEYELRERYMLLCVSGNPARDDFVQWEMEVCKLPRLSLNGVRFKRISGTSIAFKNIASKIANELKL; translated from the exons GTGGCTGTAAAGATTATTGATAAGACACAGCTCAACTCCTCCAGTTTGCAGAAG CTCTTCCGGGAGGTGAGGATTATGAAGATGTTGAATCACCCCAACATAG TCAAGCTGTTTGAGgtgatagagacagagaagacTTTGTACCTGGTAATGGAGTACGCCAGTGGAG GAGAGGTCTTTGATTACTTGGTGGCCCATGGAAGGATGAAGGAGAAAGAAGCCCGTGCCAAATTCAgacag ATTGTGTCAGCGGTGCAGTATTGCCATCAGAAGTGTATAGTACACAGAGACCTCAAG GCAGAGAACCTGCTTCTGGACGCAGACATGAACATCAAGATAGCAGACTTTGGCTTCAGTAATGAGTTCACTCTGGGGAACAAGCTGGACACGTTCTGCGGCTCCCCGCCCTACGCCGCCCCGGAGCTCTTCCAGGGGAAGAAGTACGACGGGCCCGAGGTGGACGTATGGAGCCTGGGAGTGATCCTGTACACGCTGGTCAGCGGCTCGCTCCCTTTCGATGGACAGAATCTCAAG GAATTGAGAGAGCGTGTGCTGCGTGGTAAATACAGGATTCCCTTCTACATGTCCACCGACTGTGAGAACCTGCTCAAAAAGTTTCTCATTCTGAACCCCTCCAAACGAGGCAGCCTCGAG CAGATAATGAGGGACCGGTGGATGAATGTGGGTCATGAGGACGAAGAACTCAAACCCTACATTGAGCCCATGCCAGATTATAAGGACCCCAGGCGGACAG ACATCATGCTGACGATGGGATTTTCTGCGGAGGAGATTCAGGACTCGCTGGTGAACCAGAAGTACAATGATGTGATGGCCGCATACCTGCTACTGGACTTTAGGAACCATGAG CTGGAAGAAAGTGGTATCAAGCCCCGGCCAGGAAGTGAT GTACAGCGCAGTGTGTCGTCCAACCAGAAGCCTCAAAACCGCAGAACCAACGACCAGG GCTCTTCCTACTCTAAGAGGGGGGGTCAAACAGACAACCGGACTGCAGGAGAGGATGCTGGGAGGAAAGGTTCATCAGGCAGCTCCACCACCAAGATGCCAGCCAGCCCTCTGGTCCCCACTGACCGCAAGAAGAGCGCCACGCCCTCCACC AATAGCATCCTGTCCACCGGTACCAGTCGCAGTCGGAACTCTCCTCTGACTGAGAGAGCCATGGTGGGCCAGGGCATCCAGAACGGCAAGGACAg cctAAACACTCCGGGCTCCCGCGCCTCCACTGCCTCGGCCGCTGccgtcctctcctcctcctcctcctcctcgcgTCCCCGTCATCACAAGTCCCTGTCCTCCTCCAATCATCCATGCCCCTCTGACCTGCACGCACCACGGCCCAG TGCCACGACTCAGCGGGCTCCCGGTGCCTCCCCATCTGCCCACAACATCAGCAGCGCTGCCGTGTCAGACCGTACCAACTTCTCCAGAGGGGTGGGCATCCGCAGCACATTCCACGCAGGCCAGCAGCGGGGGGCTCGGGACCAGCAGGGCTCCGCCTACCCCGGCGGGCCGGCGTCCCCGTCACTGTCACATGGCAACAGCCAGGCCCGGAGGACACACGGCGCCACAGGGATCTTCAGCAAGTTCACATCCAAGTTCGTACGCAG aaaTCTCTCGTTCAGGTTTCCAAGAAG GAGTCCGTATGAGGGAGAGGGTCGGGATGAGGGGAGCAG GTCTATGCTGAGCAGCACAGTGGACAAGTCGGAGAAGACGTCCGGCGgggtcctctcctcttccaaCAACGATGAGAACAACTCCTCACCAGGATCTGGAAACACCG gTGGCACCGGCACCCCCCCGGCCATCGGCATCCAGAAGGAGTCGGCGAAGCCACGCTCGCTCCGCTTCACCTGGTCCATGAAGACCACGTCGTCCATGGAGCCGGGGGAGATGATGCGCGAGATCCGCAAGGTGCTGGACTCCAACAGCTGCGAGTATGAGCTGCGCGAGCGCTACATGCTGCTGTGCGTGTCGGGCAACCCGGCGCGCGACGACTTCGTCCAGTGGGAGATGGAGGTGTGCAAGCTGCCGCGGCTCTCCCTCAACGGCGTGCGCTTCAAACGCATCTCCGGCACGTCCATCGCCTTCAAGAACATTGCCTCAAAGATTGCCAACGAGCTCAAACTGTGA
- the mark2b gene encoding serine/threonine-protein kinase MARK2 isoform X5, with product MSTRTPLVQVIENTAGQETKSSSRSSMPRCRNSVATTTTDDQPHIGNYRLLKTIGKGNFAKVKLARHVLTGKEVAVKIIDKTQLNSSSLQKLFREVRIMKMLNHPNIVKLFEVIETEKTLYLVMEYASGGEVFDYLVAHGRMKEKEARAKFRQIVSAVQYCHQKCIVHRDLKAENLLLDADMNIKIADFGFSNEFTLGNKLDTFCGSPPYAAPELFQGKKYDGPEVDVWSLGVILYTLVSGSLPFDGQNLKELRERVLRGKYRIPFYMSTDCENLLKKFLILNPSKRGSLEQIMRDRWMNVGHEDEELKPYIEPMPDYKDPRRTDIMLTMGFSAEEIQDSLVNQKYNDVMAAYLLLDFRNHELEESGIKPRPGSDVSNINAPSPPHKVQRSVSSNQKPQNRRTNDQGSSYSKRGGQTDNRTAGEDAGRKGSSGSSTTKMPASPLVPTDRKKSATPSTNSILSTGTSRSRNSPLTERAMVGQGIQNGKDSLNTPGSRASTASAAAVLSSSSSSSRPRHHKSLSSSNHPCPSDLHAPRPSATTQRAPGASPSAHNISSAAVSDRTNFSRGVGIRSTFHAGQQRGARDQQGSAYPGGPASPSLSHGNSQARRTHGATGIFSKFTSKFVRRNLSFRFPRSPYEGEGRDEGSRSMLSSTVDKSEKTSGGVLSSSNNDENNSSPGSGNTGGTGTPPAIGIQKESAKPRSLRFTWSMKTTSSMEPGEMMREIRKVLDSNSCEYELRERYMLLCVSGNPARDDFVQWEMEVCKLPRLSLNGVRFKRISGTSIAFKNIASKIANELKL from the exons GTGGCTGTAAAGATTATTGATAAGACACAGCTCAACTCCTCCAGTTTGCAGAAG CTCTTCCGGGAGGTGAGGATTATGAAGATGTTGAATCACCCCAACATAG TCAAGCTGTTTGAGgtgatagagacagagaagacTTTGTACCTGGTAATGGAGTACGCCAGTGGAG GAGAGGTCTTTGATTACTTGGTGGCCCATGGAAGGATGAAGGAGAAAGAAGCCCGTGCCAAATTCAgacag ATTGTGTCAGCGGTGCAGTATTGCCATCAGAAGTGTATAGTACACAGAGACCTCAAG GCAGAGAACCTGCTTCTGGACGCAGACATGAACATCAAGATAGCAGACTTTGGCTTCAGTAATGAGTTCACTCTGGGGAACAAGCTGGACACGTTCTGCGGCTCCCCGCCCTACGCCGCCCCGGAGCTCTTCCAGGGGAAGAAGTACGACGGGCCCGAGGTGGACGTATGGAGCCTGGGAGTGATCCTGTACACGCTGGTCAGCGGCTCGCTCCCTTTCGATGGACAGAATCTCAAG GAATTGAGAGAGCGTGTGCTGCGTGGTAAATACAGGATTCCCTTCTACATGTCCACCGACTGTGAGAACCTGCTCAAAAAGTTTCTCATTCTGAACCCCTCCAAACGAGGCAGCCTCGAG CAGATAATGAGGGACCGGTGGATGAATGTGGGTCATGAGGACGAAGAACTCAAACCCTACATTGAGCCCATGCCAGATTATAAGGACCCCAGGCGGACAG ACATCATGCTGACGATGGGATTTTCTGCGGAGGAGATTCAGGACTCGCTGGTGAACCAGAAGTACAATGATGTGATGGCCGCATACCTGCTACTGGACTTTAGGAACCATGAG CTGGAAGAAAGTGGTATCAAGCCCCGGCCAGGAAGTGATGTAAGCAACATTAACGCCCCCTCCCCGCCTCACAAG GTACAGCGCAGTGTGTCGTCCAACCAGAAGCCTCAAAACCGCAGAACCAACGACCAGG GCTCTTCCTACTCTAAGAGGGGGGGTCAAACAGACAACCGGACTGCAGGAGAGGATGCTGGGAGGAAAGGTTCATCAGGCAGCTCCACCACCAAGATGCCAGCCAGCCCTCTGGTCCCCACTGACCGCAAGAAGAGCGCCACGCCCTCCACC AATAGCATCCTGTCCACCGGTACCAGTCGCAGTCGGAACTCTCCTCTGACTGAGAGAGCCATGGTGGGCCAGGGCATCCAGAACGGCAAGGACAg cctAAACACTCCGGGCTCCCGCGCCTCCACTGCCTCGGCCGCTGccgtcctctcctcctcctcctcctcctcgcgTCCCCGTCATCACAAGTCCCTGTCCTCCTCCAATCATCCATGCCCCTCTGACCTGCACGCACCACGGCCCAG TGCCACGACTCAGCGGGCTCCCGGTGCCTCCCCATCTGCCCACAACATCAGCAGCGCTGCCGTGTCAGACCGTACCAACTTCTCCAGAGGGGTGGGCATCCGCAGCACATTCCACGCAGGCCAGCAGCGGGGGGCTCGGGACCAGCAGGGCTCCGCCTACCCCGGCGGGCCGGCGTCCCCGTCACTGTCACATGGCAACAGCCAGGCCCGGAGGACACACGGCGCCACAGGGATCTTCAGCAAGTTCACATCCAAGTTCGTACGCAG aaaTCTCTCGTTCAGGTTTCCAAGAAG TCCGTATGAGGGAGAGGGTCGGGATGAGGGGAGCAG GTCTATGCTGAGCAGCACAGTGGACAAGTCGGAGAAGACGTCCGGCGgggtcctctcctcttccaaCAACGATGAGAACAACTCCTCACCAGGATCTGGAAACACCG gTGGCACCGGCACCCCCCCGGCCATCGGCATCCAGAAGGAGTCGGCGAAGCCACGCTCGCTCCGCTTCACCTGGTCCATGAAGACCACGTCGTCCATGGAGCCGGGGGAGATGATGCGCGAGATCCGCAAGGTGCTGGACTCCAACAGCTGCGAGTATGAGCTGCGCGAGCGCTACATGCTGCTGTGCGTGTCGGGCAACCCGGCGCGCGACGACTTCGTCCAGTGGGAGATGGAGGTGTGCAAGCTGCCGCGGCTCTCCCTCAACGGCGTGCGCTTCAAACGCATCTCCGGCACGTCCATCGCCTTCAAGAACATTGCCTCAAAGATTGCCAACGAGCTCAAACTGTGA